DNA sequence from the Malus domestica chromosome 06, GDT2T_hap1 genome:
TTGACGGAGCTttgcaaatatatacatataataagCTAGCTCCTCagggggatttttttttttttttttttttaaggaagaTCATATTataaagggtttttttttttttttttttatcataaatggtctctgaaattgatCCACTTTATCaagatggtccttgaaattgaaaattgatcaatgtcGTCCCTGAAATTGGGTGTCATAAATCAATTTagtcattccgtcacaattctgtCAAAAATTCCATTATGTGCGGATGTGGCACACAAGTGAGTCCCACAATGTAATTAAATGTTGCCATGTGGATTAAAAATatctaaataataaataaaaattattttatacgattaaaaacaaaaacaaaaggaaaaaaaaaaaagaagcttcTTCCCCTCCTacccaaaaacccaacaaaatctGGGAAAATTTGATAGCAATCAATACCTTGTAAAGATTGATAATCTGGTAAGAGACGCCGACCCAGTGGGTCTTAGCCATTCGGTACCCCAATCCCCAATTGGGAAGAAACTGGGCTACCTCGAAaaggttcttcttcttcttcttccgcttGGGTTTCTTTGAAGCCGAAGAAGAACCGGTGGCGGAAGTTGGGTTTTGGGAAGCGGTGCTAAAGCTTCTGAGGAAGTTCGATGCGATCCTCCAGAGGCCTCCGGTTCGATCCATTAATGGTGAGTCGCTAGGTaggaggggaagaagatgatgaacagtcatcttttttttttcttttttttttaattgtataaaataatttttttattattatttaaatatttttaatccacATGGCAATATTTGATTACATTGTGGGACCCACTTGTgcgccacatcagcacataacggAATTTTTGACATAATTGTAATGGAAGAAccatattgatttgcgacacctaatTTCAGGGAtcacattgattgattttcaatttcaaggaccatcttgatgaggTAGATCAATTTcatggaccatttgtgataaaaaccctattATAAATTGGACGATAAGAATGCCTAACATACTCATACTATAGTATGACTAGGCAAGCTCAATGGAGGACCTCTGAAAAAACCTGACCTGGATAGAAACTTCGTCCCCAACCACTAGAAACTTCGTGGTGGTTTAAATAGTATACTATTTCATTGATGTTGAGTTCATGTATATAGTTATTTATTCATAGTTACTTACTGTGACTTATGTTacaaaatagaagttatatgtcAACAGTCATTAATCATTATCATCATAAGTAAATCGATTACACTACGTGACGCTATAATTGACACGCTCTAAAATAACTTATGAGATGTATCTCAATTATATTATATCTTGTATTTGGATGTAAGACCATGTTAGTTTATGGACCATATGCATAATAACATACTTAGCAAAAGATGCCCTGATCAATAGATTAGTAGTCTAATTGTATCAAAAGAACTATGAATAAATAGACTAGTagtcttatttttttaatttttttttccaattgctCTCATGTATTGTGATTGGTGGCGGGCTTGGGTTAGCCTCCTTTAGGGTAGTTAtggaaaaataattttattgggGGTTGGCTTTAATCAGCCCGTGTTTTTAGTGTTGGTAGGGTTAGGATATAATTGTTTTATCTTTATGGTTAAATCTCAAACCCTTTTGGTTAATAAAAGTTTagggtggttttttgttaagaaAGAGTTGGcccaaattattttcattagttttcaaattaaaaaaggcACTAATATTCTAAATTCATTGCATGTAACATGAGAATTCATGATTTCCACGTTTGGTAATTAATTTGCTTGATTCATGTTTCTCTCACTCCATAAAATTTGCTTCTAATTGATATAGGATTTAATTTGGAAAGTTTTCTCAATCTCTACAATATTTGtcaatttaaatatatttttttggtgaagtagtctatctattaataaattttttaaaatgataATGTACGTATTATTTAATTTGTACAAAACTAATGCATCTACAAAAATAATTTACTTATTGTTTAATTTTAGCAATAATAATACCTACTGTGTATAAATGTTGAAATTAATAATGCCCCTATTATTTACCTGCTATGTATAATTTGTGAAACTAATAATTTACCTACTGTGAATAATTTGTGAAACTAATAATATacctattatttaatttttacaaaACTAATGTAGgtacaaaaataattttattgtttACTTTTTAGGATAATAGTTTACCTATTTTCTTTTGCAACAATAATGTATctagaattttatttttgtatgaatATTATTTACCTACTTTTTACTTTTCAAAAATAATGTATcttctattttatgttttactattattatatatatgtttgtgtgTTCGCAAAATTATTTATCTAAAGTTTAGTTAAGAGATTTGGTATACATTATATAGATTCAGTATTAGATACTAAAACAGTTAGCCGTATCAAGTCAAACTAATGGTTGGCTAATAATGGGTGTGTGAGAACAGTTATATAATATTGTGGTATAACTTGTAAATAACTTATATTAGTAGGTtacttattttcttatgtggcaatttaattaaattttgaatttttgttggaTATTTATACACAAGcgggtttatatatatatatatatatatatatatataaagtgagcacACTATAAAGGTGAAATATTCAAAATACCATAGATTGCCCTTTAagaatttcaaaaattacaatTGAACCTAAAAAAGTTTAATTGATTCAacactttttaattttcaatgaatataaatttaaaactctCCCACGTTAGTAGGTGGTTAGGTTTCGTGTTtttgctttatttatttatttttttttggaatgatttttaataaaaatataaattagctatttaaatgaaaaaaattaaaaaaatgaaacatgGTCTAATATAAAAAGGCCAATTGCCACACGTATGAGTGTGGCAAGAggctagtatatatatatatataaagagttGTAAGAGCCTATATTTAAAGAATTCTAATTAATATAGACTCTTATTCTACGTAAAACAATTCCTACTCATATATTATTCTCATGTTCTCGAAGCACACAGATTCTTTCTaccaaaccaaaacaaagaCTAGGAAACGTTATTAGTCACTACAAGATCTTGCAAATGTACTGAAAATTCGTTACATAATAGTATGTGACGAATTTAGGTAGTCCCATCGTGCATCACCTGGTTGCTCTACTTACAAGCTACCAACAACCCCACATATAAAAGCCATCAATTTCTGGCCTTTTGCAGTTCGAATCCGTGCTGTGGATGAACAGTATGTAAATTTGCAGGGTATGTGAATGAACAATACGTAAATTTACTAGTAAGATACACAAAGGCCAAGTGCACGTAGCCACCCCCCTGGAGGGAGTGTGAGGCATACGCGTAGTGTTGTAAAATCATTGACAGATCAATCTTGGTCTGAGTGGTTTATAAAATGAATGGTTGACATGCCTTGAAAATGCCTCGGCTTTTGACATGGGTGTGACCACTGCAGATTTTCTTGTATATGTAATGCACATCTTACTCTAAACCCCAAGCACGTAGGACGACAATCATAATTTCCACAGTAAAAGGATTCAAATTTTCACATTCACTAGTTCAATAACACGTATTGGATGGCGGCCTTTCATAATCATATCTTACTCATGACGTGTTGGTGTGGCTTTGGTTGAGCTAAAATTGGAGTCCCACATCAGTGGGTGAGGAGAGCACCAAGTGCTTTGTGACAGATTATCCAAAAGTGCTGCCAAAGTAAGCAGAATAATATCTTGAAAAAGATGAAATGATAATTGACTAATACATACAATCAGTAGTTGATTAGATGATACTTTGCAAGATTCATGCACCACATTCGCCTTTGCAGTTCAAAGTGGGTGAAGCATTACCTGAACTCCGTGTTGTGGACGAACTGTCACATACTGAATGGGCAAGTGAACATAACCTGGGGATAGAGTGAAGGAGTAGCGTTGTAGAATCATTGACAGAGCAATCTTTGCTTCATTGATTGCAAAGTTTAAGCCCACACAACTTCGTGGTCCTATTCCAAACGGCACAAATGCACCTATGTTATTGTTAGTTGCTTTAGCAACCCCTTCAGCAAATCTCTCTGGTTTGAAAAGTTGTGCGTCCTGCCCCCAGATTCGACGATTGTGGTGAAATGATATATTTGAGATAACTAATCCAACATTAGCAGGAACAATGACATTTCCCAGTCTAACTTCCCTTTCAACTTTCCTTGAAAAACCAGCAACAGGGGGATATAACCTTAGAGACTCATTGAAGATCATACTCATCTGCATGAACACGAAAAATGGATACCAAATCAAGATTACTTCCAATCTTAATTCAAGCTTAATTTTTCCACTTAAGATAAGCAGTTGATTAATTAGTGGTTGACTTTCTTACTGTTTTCAGTTTGGTAATGCCATCGAGATTTGGAGTTTGTTTCCCAAATAATTCTATGACCTCCTTTCTTGCTTCCTCTTGCCAATTCGTATGGAGTGCTAGAAGAAAGACGGTCCAAGCAAGCAAAGTATTGGTGGTTTCTTGTCCAGCAAAGTAAAAGGTCTTGCACTCGTCAACCAAATCATCCACCGAAATCCTCTGGTCGTCATTGGCATCATGACGAGCCTTCAAAAGTAATCCAAGAAAATCGCTCCCAAAGCTGTCCTCATCTCCACTCGTTGccgtcttttctcttttcttaacGATCTCCATTATGGAGGCATATACACCTTTCTCAAGTTTTTCTGCTTCAATCTCATCACTGGTTTTGAAAAATTTACTGCAACATTAAGCAAAAAGACTAACAACCATGAGAACACAAGTAACACTCCAAGAAAATTTGTGGAATGAACTGAGATTACCTGATGCCAGGAATCCTGACTTTGAGGGCATTTTTAGAAACTAGGAAGGCTAACTTCATCAACATCTCAAAAATGTTCTGTCCCTCTAAATAACTGCTGCCAAATGCTGTTCTCGAAATCACTTCTGAAGTGAGCAACCTGAACTCTTCAAACACctcaatttctttttcttcataattTCTCCACCTTTCAAGCATCGTCTCAGCACTAGCTACCATATCTGGAAACAAACTCTGGACAAATAATACTGTCATGCTATCAACAAATTTAGCTTCAGCAATCTTTACCACAGTAACTGtaaaaaacttacttttaaacATTCTCCATGGAAGGCATGGGTAGCAAGCTTCCTCAATTTTCCCCATTTTTCACCTTCAGTTGTTGTCACAAGACCATCTCCTAATAGCTTCTTCACAAAGGTAGTGGGCTCTCTTTTCGGATAAGCTTTATCTTTGTTACTCATTATCTCTTTGCATAACTCAGGTTCCTCCGTAATGACCAACTGTGCAAGAGAACCATGCCACTGAAGATAATTCTTCCCTACAATTTCGTAcaaaaaaatgaccaaaatttATGTCGGAACAAATTGAAAACAACAGTTAACTAAAAGTGAGATGTAACTTGTTAGCTGTTACCATATATATCTGTGACCAAGAGTGTATGTGAGGTACAACTACAGAAACTATGTCGTGAGATAAATTCTTGGGCCTGCGCATGACTTCCTTTTTCATGTCGGAGATTTCTTTGGTGTTTCCATGGATAAGTCTGTAAGGGGGACCTTTGATCCCCTGCGCCTTCATCATCTTTTGTATCCGAGTCGGACTCCACCATAGTTTGTGTAGGATCTTGATGAGAACAAAGACAAGAAATACGCACAGAAGGCTTGAAAGAATGGCTACTATGCCTCCCAAAGAACTCATTTTTGGTTAACTGATCAAATTTTCCAGTCCGGAGTCCAAAGTTTCCTCATCTTTATCCTCAAGACAAATGACCCATCTAGAACACCTAAACGTGTTTGCTTCTGATTGTTAGCTTACTTTTCTGACTACTTGCTACAATCCAAAGACATTGCCATATTATTGGCTATAATGTCCCGTGCTATTCAATGACTCAATCTagccattaattttttttggaataatcaattgaattaaatataaaaaatacctAAAAACTGATCACACGATGTACTGTTATGATCACAGGATCCCCCGGATTCCCAAGAAAAGGATCCGGTCCTATTGAATACACGGGATTTGTAGCCgcataattttttttgggtaatgtTAGAAAGATTacatttgcaaactaaatgacgtGTTACCaataaaaataagcacgtttatcaacgtgtaagtaataaaccaatcatcaacttccatgtttTTTAGTTatcaaaattttatctacaaatttagtgattaaaaaaaaacaatctagCCATTCATTTTTTTGGGAATAAGACTTGACCGCTGAAAGAAGAGCAGCAAGTCTTGCTAAAATGAATAAGTTCTCAATCACAAATGAACATGTGACCAAAcaattattgaattgaaaactTGAACTAACATCACTCCAAATAAATGAAGacatattcatttttaattggTTTTTCAACATGACATGTTATTCTTCTTCCAACAGCCAGCCATTGTTCTTTTCCGGGTAATCAATACTCCgcatttaaaaatagagaaactaatgaaaatagcttgaaaattttgaattttaatgataatgacaaaataaatggtaaaataaatagtatcatgattgactttttagtgttaaaatgtaatttttcgttaaaataaacagtatcgaaagcttttcattaaaatttcttttaaaaattgaaagaatGGCTACTATGCCTCCCAAAGAACTCATTTTTTGTTAATTGATCAAATTTTCAACAGTCCGGAGTCCATAGTTTCCTCAGCTTTATCCTCAAGTCAAATGACCATGTAGAACACCTAAACGTGTCAGCTTTGTTAGCTTACTTTTCTGACTACTTACTACAATCCAAAGACATTGCCATATTATTGGCTACAATGTCCCGTGCTATTAAATAAAAGGGATTTGCAGCCGcataactctttttttttttttttttttagcagtTAGATTTATTGACTAAATATATCTAGCCATTCATATTTTTTGGAATAATCAATTGAGTAAAAAGTCCTGCTAAAATAAATATGTCTTCAATCATACACGTAATCAAACAAttatttaattgaaaatttgaaccaACCTCACTCCAAACAAATAAAcccatttatttttaattgtttttcaacatGATTTGCAGTTCTTCTTTCAACAAccgggcttttttttttttttcttttttgttggggTAGTCAATACTACTAGGAGTGGGCACGGTGCAGTTCGGTGCGGTTCCACTCATAAATCGGAACCGGAACCGGAAAATATcaacggttcggttcggttcggtgcggttccacttaaatttattactagaaCCTTACGGTTCGGTCTACACCGGTTCTGATTCGGTTCTTGCCGGTTTACGGTTCCGAATACTAAATTATTTGAACACCAAATCATTATGCATTCAAATACATCTTCTAACATTAATTATATAAAGTTGCATCCAAGACATCTTTTCTAATATAAATGTCCTTGGTAGTGGCACCAAGTCAACAAAAAGATAACTAAAACAAATACATTGATCAGCAAACTTGGCCATATGTGTCAATTGTCATGAGTCTCTTGGCACATAATTGATTGGACAGTGCAACAAAAGTCGATAGACACATTATCTCTGTGGTATCAAAATGCTTGTCCAATACCAaaatttctttgcttttttcATTTGCCTTGTAACCAATCTTGATTCTCTTGATTCTTGACCAATCAGTCggtcaacaaacaaaaaaatgaagaagcaAACTGTACGCTTATTTTAGACAGAGAGCAAGCAGCAGCTCCTGTACACAATCAGTAGCTCATGTACACAATCAAACAACTTATTTCAAAGAGCAAGCATAATCAAACAACTTATGTCAGAGAGCATGCATGGGCTGACAAATATACACCCACTCTTTCTGTAggtataaatttaattacaggTATACACCCAATTTAATTACAGGTATAAACTTAATATACACCCAGTTTTGAAAGTTTGAAGAAGCAATTTATTACACAACAATTAAACAGAATCTGCTAACAAATATACACCCACTCTTTTTGTATAATCATATCATGTAAACGTGAAAGATTAAGGAGAAAACCCAGCTGAGCTCCAATGCTAAACCTATTCTCCAAAGCTACGAGCTGGATGCCCCAAAAATATGTCACTCGAACAATTTAACTATCCCATCCCATATGATCTCCTTCATGTATCAATTAATTATATATCTTAttcattaaattcaaaattatatatCTTACAACTCAAACTAGTAAGGAAGGTGCTAAAAAATTATAGTTACATACATACCATCACTAGTAAAAGGTGATAAGTTAGGACTGAATAGCTTATGAATTCCCAATGCTAGATGTGCCACCATTCCTTTTTTCTAGAACATATAAAAATCAAGAACTCATTAGAAAATAAGCATACaacaaaacaagagaaaaaacaaaaacaaagtaatgaaaaataaatatttataccTGCTTCAAGTGCTTCATAAAACTCTATATCTTCCAAGATTGTCTCATCGTCTAAAATTGAGATGTTATCTGACATCAACCAATTTTGAGTACAAATTAACCTCTCTACCATTAGAGGAGTCAATGAAGAACGATATGAGTTTACAATCCTTCCTCCCGTGCTAAAGGCAGATTCTGAAGCTACCGTTAAGACTGAAATTGCAAGAACTTCCTTAGCAATTAGTGCCAACACCGGGTATTTAACACCATTCAATTTCCACCaatttaaaatatcaaaatcttGACCTACTTCCACTTTTTCATTGCGATCTAACAAGTACCTATCAAACTCATGGTCTGAGAGCACGGCATTACTTGCTTCAACTTCTTTTATCCAACTTTCATCCATTTCCGCTCGTTTTTTCCCCCTTCCATGTTGTTTTGGATCAGCCCCACCAATAGTAGTTGTAGTACTAGTAGTATTAGAACAACTATTAGCACTAGAACCACTTGGTTGGTTGGAAGAATGAACATATTCATCATATAGATTGAAGATTAGTCTTTTTATCTCATCCTTCTTAGCCATGGCTTCATCAATACTACACCCACGACGCTTCAAAATATGTGGCACATAGCCCAGTTTATATCTTGGATCAAGCACAAGTCCCACAAATAGAAAAGGATTCACTTTACCCCAATACTTATCAAATTTTA
Encoded proteins:
- the LOC103437559 gene encoding cytochrome P450 CYP749A22-like isoform X3 is translated as MVESDSDTKDDEGAGDQRSPLQTYPWKHQRNLRHEKGSHAQAQEFISRHSFCSCTSHTLLVTDIYGKNYLQWHGSLAQLVITEEPELCKEIMSNKDKAYPKREPTTFVKKLLGDGLVTTTEGEKWGKLRKLATHAFHGECLKSLFPDMVASAETMLERWRNYEEKEIEVFEEFRLLTSEVISRTAFGSSYLEGQNIFEMLMKLAFLVSKNALKVRIPGISKFFKTSDEIEAEKLEKGVYASIMEIVKKREKTATSGDEDSFGSDFLGLLLKARHDANDDQRISVDDLVDECKTFYFAGQETTNTLLAWTVFLLALHTNWQEEARKEVIELFGKQTPNLDGITKLKTMSMIFNESLRLYPPVAGFSRKVEREVRLGNVIVPANVGLVISNISFHHNRRIWGQDAQLFKPERFAEGVAKATNNNIGAFVPFGIGPRSCVGLNFAINEAKIALSMILQRYSFTLSPGYVHLPIQYVTVRPQHGVQHFWIICHKALGALLTH
- the LOC103437559 gene encoding cytochrome P450 CYP749A22-like isoform X1, producing the protein MSSLGGIVAILSSLLCVFLVFVLIKILHKLWWSPTRIQKMMKAQGIKGPPYRLIHGNTKEISDMKKEVMRRPKNLSHDIVSVVVPHIHSWSQIYGKNYLQWHGSLAQLVITEEPELCKEIMSNKDKAYPKREPTTFVKKLLGDGLVTTTEGEKWGKLRKLATHAFHGECLKSLFPDMVASAETMLERWRNYEEKEIEVFEEFRLLTSEVISRTAFGSSYLEGQNIFEMLMKLAFLVSKNALKVRIPGISKFFKTSDEIEAEKLEKGVYASIMEIVKKREKTATSGDEDSFGSDFLGLLLKARHDANDDQRISVDDLVDECKTFYFAGQETTNTLLAWTVFLLALHTNWQEEARKEVIELFGKQTPNLDGITKLKTMSMIFNESLRLYPPVAGFSRKVEREVRLGNVIVPANVGLVISNISFHHNRRIWGQDAQLFKPERFAEGVAKATNNNIGAFVPFGIGPRSCVGLNFAINEAKIALSMILQRYSFTLSPGYVHLPIQYVTVRPQHGVQHFWIICHKALGALLTH
- the LOC103437559 gene encoding cytochrome P450 CYP749A22-like isoform X2 — encoded protein: MSSLGGIVAILSSLLCVFLVFVLIKILHKLWWSPTRIQKMMKAQGIKGPPYRLIHGNTKEISDMKKEVMRRPKNLSHDIVSVVVPHIHSWSQIYGKNYLQWHGSLAQLVITEEPELCKEIMSNKDKAYPKREPTTFVKKLLGDGLVTTTEGEKWGKLRKLATHAFHGECLKSLFPDMVASAETMLERWRNYEEKEIEVFEEFRLLTSEVISRTAFGSSYLEGQNIFEMLMKLAFLVSKNALKVRIPGISKFFKTSDEIEAEKLEKGVYASIMEIVKKREKTATSGDEDSFGSDFLGLLLKARHDANDDQRISVDDLVDECKTFYFAGQETTNTLLAWTVFLLALHTNWQEEARKEVIELFGKQTPNLDGITKLKTMSMIFNESLRLYPPVAGFSRKVEREVRLGNVIVPANVGLVISNISFHHNRRIWGQDAQLFKPERFAEGVAKATNNNIGAFVPFGIGPRSCVGLNFAINEAKIALSMILQRYSFTLSPGYVHLPIQYVTVRPQHGVQVMLHPL